Proteins encoded in a region of the Rhodococcus sp. SBT000017 genome:
- a CDS encoding DUF4190 domain-containing protein — protein MLGFVGRSRYKKRTATNGTVSLFAIILGFVAAALSIVLVVVGVGLFNAGGGQDFTECVYRAGSDTAAQQQCADEFQQNIENRFDDSTPN, from the coding sequence GTGCTCGGCTTCGTCGGACGGTCCAGGTACAAGAAGCGCACCGCCACCAACGGCACCGTGTCACTCTTCGCGATCATTCTCGGTTTCGTGGCCGCAGCGCTGTCCATCGTTCTCGTCGTCGTCGGCGTCGGTCTGTTCAACGCAGGTGGTGGCCAGGACTTCACCGAGTGCGTCTACAGAGCAGGCAGCGACACAGCGGCGCAACAGCAATGTGCCGACGAATTTCAGCAGAACATCGAGAACAGGTTCGACGACTCGACTCCGAACTGA
- a CDS encoding pirin-like bicupin family protein has product MSAPLTAHIDVHRAGDRSKTRVSWLDSKHSFSFGQHYDPDNTHHGLLLVNNDDIVTAGQGFETHPHRDMEIVTWVMQGSLVHQDSIGHSGIIHPGLAQRMTAGKGIMHSEKNDSWSIDGNRHTEPVRFVQMWVIPDSPGATPGYEQLEIGDELLRGGLVTVASGMDKHRGQAAITIGQKSAALHAARLLPGTSVTVPDAPFVHLFVARGTVTLEGVGELWEGDAVRMSSTGGQRITATEPAEVLIWEMHSRLGG; this is encoded by the coding sequence ATGTCCGCTCCACTGACCGCCCACATCGACGTACACCGCGCCGGTGATCGATCGAAAACCCGTGTGTCCTGGCTGGACTCGAAACATTCGTTCTCCTTCGGCCAGCACTACGACCCCGACAACACCCATCACGGACTGTTGCTGGTCAACAACGACGACATCGTCACTGCCGGTCAGGGTTTCGAGACACATCCGCATCGCGACATGGAGATCGTCACGTGGGTGATGCAGGGTTCGCTGGTGCATCAGGATTCCATCGGACACTCCGGAATCATCCATCCCGGCCTCGCGCAACGCATGACCGCAGGCAAGGGCATCATGCACTCCGAGAAGAACGACTCCTGGAGCATCGACGGCAACAGGCACACCGAACCCGTTCGCTTCGTGCAGATGTGGGTGATTCCGGACAGTCCCGGTGCCACGCCCGGATACGAGCAGCTCGAGATCGGCGACGAATTACTGCGAGGCGGGTTGGTCACCGTCGCGTCGGGGATGGACAAGCATCGTGGTCAGGCTGCGATCACCATAGGCCAGAAGTCGGCAGCGCTGCACGCGGCACGGTTGTTGCCCGGAACCTCGGTGACGGTGCCCGACGCCCCGTTCGTGCACCTGTTCGTCGCGCGCGGAACCGTCACGCTCGAGGGAGTGGGCGAGCTCTGGGAGGGTGACGCCGTCCGCATGAGTTCGACTGGTGGACAACGTATCACCGCTACCGAGCCGGCCGAGGTACTGATCTGGGAGATGCATTCGCGACTCGGCGGTTGA
- a CDS encoding TetR/AcrR family transcriptional regulator: MTANKELSARERIMLAAIELADQQGTGRMTMSAVAARARVSRPTLYSYFPDVSRILEAWVEQEVVRVEAQLQDVLEQGAGSDPMTVLGDYIDLQLIYFVESPTRALLTTAALGSPPQSVTGHIERFRADVYGLLSALDRQGRLRADVDVEMLAGLVIAGITSMTSHVLEEQMSPTEARRQLLDILFRGSLRS, translated from the coding sequence GTGACGGCGAACAAAGAGCTGTCCGCGCGCGAACGGATCATGCTCGCAGCGATCGAATTGGCCGACCAGCAGGGGACCGGCCGCATGACGATGTCCGCGGTAGCCGCGCGCGCAAGGGTTTCGCGGCCGACGCTGTACAGCTACTTTCCCGACGTGTCTCGGATTCTGGAGGCCTGGGTCGAGCAGGAAGTAGTACGCGTCGAGGCGCAGCTCCAGGACGTACTGGAGCAGGGTGCAGGTTCGGATCCGATGACAGTGCTGGGTGACTACATCGACCTGCAGTTGATCTATTTCGTCGAATCTCCGACGAGGGCCCTGCTCACGACAGCCGCCCTTGGGTCGCCGCCGCAGTCCGTCACCGGGCACATCGAACGGTTCCGCGCAGACGTATACGGGCTGCTGTCGGCTCTGGACAGGCAAGGACGTCTTCGGGCCGACGTGGACGTCGAGATGCTGGCCGGTCTTGTCATCGCCGGGATCACCTCGATGACGTCTCACGTGCTGGAGGAACAGATGTCGCCTACCGAGGCGCGACGCCAATTGCTGGACATACTCTTTCGAGGATCGCTTCGCTCGTGA
- a CDS encoding GtrA family protein yields MSTSLKVPAASGSPGCAPRIRSRMLGESVLAQFTRFVIVGVSSNGVYALLFVALASLGSFTANLAGVAASTVLANELHRRHTFHAAGRVGWFQTQWEAGGLALIGLGLSTASLAAVHILFRAAATYLQVLVVIAVSGIFGAARFLALRGWVFRAPNFSGLEPAQK; encoded by the coding sequence GTGAGCACTTCCCTGAAAGTTCCGGCTGCGTCCGGGTCGCCGGGTTGTGCGCCTCGCATCAGGTCGCGGATGCTCGGGGAGTCGGTGCTCGCTCAGTTCACGCGCTTCGTGATCGTCGGGGTATCGAGCAACGGTGTGTACGCCCTGTTGTTCGTCGCTCTCGCTTCCCTCGGATCGTTCACTGCCAACCTCGCAGGTGTGGCCGCAAGTACCGTCCTTGCCAACGAGCTGCACCGTCGTCACACCTTCCATGCAGCCGGTCGTGTCGGTTGGTTCCAGACGCAATGGGAAGCCGGGGGACTGGCACTGATCGGTTTGGGCCTGAGTACCGCATCACTGGCCGCCGTGCACATCCTGTTCCGGGCAGCGGCGACGTATCTCCAGGTTCTCGTCGTCATCGCTGTGAGTGGCATCTTCGGAGCCGCCCGGTTCCTCGCTCTTCGTGGCTGGGTGTTCCGCGCACCGAACTTCTCCGGCCTCGAACCTGCCCAGAAATGA
- a CDS encoding maltokinase N-terminal cap-like domain-containing protein yields MVGSSSSVARTVETQLEDALAAWLPGQRWFGAKGSTVGAVRIVARDVLRDEPHFAAEHLLVEVQLTQDGAAVTQTYQVPLGFRTELTDDLRPWILPVAGEVAVFDALRDPEIIGLYGDALAAGKATGGIEFKIVDGSSVPSGLRGRVLGAEQSNTSVILGDLLLLKLFRQVPPGISPDVELHRALAEAGSVNVAPLRGWLEAEVDGEPTTLGMAQDFAANSAEGWTAALASVQEVFDSPQTPIEELPADFAPDAHRIGAAVAQVHHDLASQLGTAERSVESTAVEEILARISGVARVVPEIAQYIPAATALISRAEASNSTTVQRIHGDLHLGQVLGTPERWLLIDFEGEPAKTLAERRQMDSALRDVAGMLRSFDYAANHLLVDLPEDLSARERAEKWAARSIAAFFDGYASVAGHDPRDESDLLRAYELDKAVYEVLYEARNRPTWLSLPMRAVARLVS; encoded by the coding sequence ATGGTCGGTTCCAGCTCGAGTGTGGCACGCACGGTCGAAACCCAGCTCGAGGATGCTCTGGCGGCGTGGTTGCCAGGTCAACGGTGGTTCGGCGCAAAGGGATCGACGGTCGGTGCGGTGCGGATCGTCGCGCGCGACGTGCTTCGGGACGAGCCACATTTCGCGGCCGAGCATCTGCTGGTGGAGGTGCAGTTGACGCAGGACGGTGCGGCCGTCACACAGACCTACCAGGTGCCCCTCGGTTTCCGGACCGAACTGACCGACGACCTCCGACCGTGGATACTGCCCGTGGCAGGCGAGGTGGCGGTGTTCGACGCTTTGCGCGACCCCGAGATCATCGGCCTGTACGGGGATGCACTTGCCGCCGGAAAGGCCACTGGCGGTATCGAATTCAAGATCGTCGACGGTTCGAGTGTGCCGAGCGGTCTGCGCGGTCGGGTTCTGGGGGCCGAGCAGTCCAACACATCGGTGATTCTCGGTGATCTGCTGTTGCTCAAGCTGTTTCGTCAGGTGCCGCCGGGCATCAGCCCCGATGTGGAACTGCATCGCGCGCTGGCCGAGGCGGGGAGCGTCAACGTCGCGCCGCTTCGGGGCTGGCTCGAAGCCGAAGTCGACGGTGAACCCACCACGCTCGGCATGGCCCAGGATTTCGCCGCGAACTCCGCCGAGGGCTGGACTGCGGCGCTGGCCAGCGTGCAAGAGGTGTTCGATTCTCCGCAGACGCCGATCGAAGAATTGCCCGCCGATTTCGCCCCGGACGCGCATCGAATCGGAGCAGCTGTGGCGCAGGTGCACCACGACCTGGCATCGCAGCTCGGTACCGCCGAACGGTCGGTGGAATCGACCGCCGTCGAGGAGATCCTTGCCCGTATCTCGGGAGTGGCGCGGGTGGTGCCGGAGATCGCGCAGTACATCCCGGCGGCGACCGCTCTGATCTCGCGGGCGGAGGCGTCGAACAGCACCACGGTGCAGCGCATCCACGGCGATCTGCATCTGGGGCAGGTGCTGGGCACTCCCGAACGGTGGCTGCTCATCGATTTCGAGGGTGAGCCGGCAAAGACCCTGGCCGAGCGTCGGCAGATGGACAGCGCTCTGCGTGACGTGGCGGGAATGCTGCGCTCGTTCGACTACGCCGCCAACCACCTGCTGGTCGATCTGCCCGAGGATCTGTCAGCGCGAGAGCGAGCCGAGAAGTGGGCGGCCCGCAGCATCGCGGCATTCTTCGACGGATACGCCTCGGTGGCCGGGCACGATCCCCGCGATGAGTCCGACCTGTTGCGCGCATACGAGCTGGACAAAGCCGTGTACGAAGTTCTGTACGAGGCACGCAACCGGCCCACCTGGCTGTCGTTGCCGATGCGGGCCGTGGCGCGCCTGGTGAGCTGA
- a CDS encoding GGDEF domain-containing protein: protein MQSTFLRTWWNQPHSYESVVSYLGLHGALAPYRLAASLSTFLYGLGAAALLLLTDAPPTSAIGRSIFVVAIVSTLLVGVAWLKGPWPSKRVSLMFAAYSDIGVTLILLSYGSPQTVFLALAMLAANSVYVQLFHSPRVMALHLLWAATAVTLFFVLILLSPDADHGLAIAQLVVLVPITFMGPTFFQYLLLKLQVQAQAANFDPLTQVRNRRGLDEALPVYFLGAADVSVMVVDVDRFKSINDRFGHHQGDAALQLIARRLTTDGVLVARVGGEEFAVVTKSAENEALALAEKYRCAAYSADDSAPLTVSIGVAHCTYPISEDIGFDVVELTTAAAATSRRGDVRSQAAGRQSGGRGGLDAPK, encoded by the coding sequence GTGCAATCGACATTCCTGCGCACGTGGTGGAACCAACCGCACAGCTACGAGTCGGTGGTGAGCTACCTCGGATTGCACGGTGCGCTCGCACCGTATCGCCTCGCTGCTTCTCTGAGCACGTTCCTGTACGGACTCGGCGCAGCCGCTTTGCTGTTGCTCACCGACGCCCCGCCGACCTCTGCGATCGGTCGGTCGATCTTCGTCGTTGCGATCGTGTCGACGCTGCTGGTCGGTGTCGCCTGGTTGAAGGGTCCGTGGCCGTCGAAGCGGGTGTCCCTGATGTTCGCCGCGTACTCGGACATCGGAGTAACGCTGATTCTGTTGTCCTACGGATCGCCTCAGACCGTCTTCTTGGCCCTCGCGATGCTCGCAGCCAACAGCGTCTACGTCCAGCTCTTCCACAGTCCGAGGGTCATGGCGCTGCATCTGCTGTGGGCCGCAACCGCCGTGACGCTGTTCTTCGTGCTGATCTTGCTCTCGCCCGACGCCGATCACGGTCTGGCCATCGCGCAACTCGTGGTGCTCGTCCCCATCACGTTCATGGGCCCCACCTTCTTCCAGTACCTGCTCCTCAAACTGCAGGTCCAGGCGCAGGCGGCCAACTTCGACCCGCTCACTCAGGTGCGCAACCGAAGAGGGCTCGACGAGGCACTACCGGTGTATTTCCTCGGTGCGGCCGATGTCTCGGTGATGGTCGTCGACGTGGACCGTTTCAAGTCGATCAACGACAGATTCGGTCACCACCAGGGGGACGCGGCTCTGCAGCTCATCGCACGTCGGTTGACGACGGACGGTGTGCTGGTTGCGCGGGTGGGCGGTGAGGAATTCGCGGTGGTGACCAAATCGGCCGAGAACGAGGCCCTCGCTCTGGCCGAAAAGTATCGCTGTGCCGCGTATTCCGCGGACGACTCCGCACCCCTGACGGTGAGCATAGGCGTCGCACACTGCACGTATCCGATCTCCGAAGACATCGGTTTCGACGTCGTCGAGCTCACCACGGCTGCTGCTGCGACGAGCCGACGCGGCGATGTACGAAGCCAAGCAGCAGGGCGGCAATCAGGTGGTCGTGGCGGGCTCGACGCCCCGAAGTGA
- a CDS encoding YdeI family protein, with translation MAVMDDAPRVHAETRAQWRTWLTANHGTSESAWLVSWKKATGKPAISYDDAVSEALAVGWVDSRPRKLDDERTMLYFSPRKLTSAWSRPNKIRIETLRDAGLMLPAGESAVEAAVANGSWTVLDEVEDLIVPDDLAAAFAEYAGAENNWNQFPPSARRGILEWIVTAKRPETRAARVHETARLASIGERAARWQPKRDRQ, from the coding sequence ATGGCCGTCATGGACGACGCACCGAGGGTGCATGCCGAGACACGTGCGCAGTGGCGGACGTGGCTGACCGCCAATCACGGAACTTCGGAATCCGCGTGGCTGGTGTCGTGGAAGAAGGCCACTGGAAAACCGGCGATCAGCTACGACGACGCCGTGTCGGAAGCACTCGCCGTGGGGTGGGTCGACAGCCGACCGCGCAAGCTCGACGACGAGCGAACCATGCTGTATTTCTCCCCCAGGAAGCTCACCAGTGCATGGTCCCGTCCGAACAAGATTCGAATCGAGACCCTTCGAGATGCGGGCCTGATGTTGCCGGCGGGGGAGAGCGCCGTCGAGGCTGCCGTCGCCAATGGATCATGGACCGTCCTCGACGAGGTCGAGGATCTGATCGTTCCCGATGACCTCGCGGCTGCCTTCGCCGAATATGCTGGCGCGGAGAACAATTGGAACCAATTCCCACCGTCCGCGCGTCGCGGGATTCTGGAGTGGATCGTGACCGCCAAGCGGCCCGAGACCCGAGCCGCACGAGTGCACGAGACTGCTCGGCTCGCATCGATCGGCGAGCGCGCAGCTCGATGGCAACCCAAGCGCGACCGACAGTGA
- a CDS encoding acyl-ACP desaturase — MARDLTQLELLQELVPTAEDNVNRHISMAREWHPHDYVPWDEGRNFAALGGQDYDPEQSKLSDVAQAAMITNLLTEDNLPSYHREIAENFSQDGAWGTWVGRWTAEENRHGIVMRDYLVVTRGVDPVALEEARMIHMTNGFASPAGSQTGLLHSVAYVTFQELATRVSHRNTGKVCDDPIADRMLQRIAADENLHMIFYRNITGAAMDISPDQTLDAVSDIVTNFVMPGAGMPNFRRNGVLMAKHGIYDLRQHLEDVVWPVLRKWSVFERNDFTARGENKREELAAFLEDLERQATKFEEMRDRSLARERAKAEARPS; from the coding sequence ATGGCCAGGGATCTGACACAGCTCGAGCTTCTGCAAGAGCTGGTGCCCACTGCCGAGGACAATGTGAACCGTCACATTTCGATGGCGCGGGAGTGGCACCCTCACGACTACGTTCCGTGGGACGAAGGCCGTAACTTCGCCGCACTCGGCGGCCAGGACTACGACCCGGAGCAGTCCAAGCTCTCCGACGTCGCACAGGCCGCGATGATCACCAACCTGCTCACCGAGGACAACCTGCCGTCCTACCACCGTGAGATAGCCGAGAACTTCTCCCAGGACGGTGCCTGGGGAACCTGGGTCGGTCGCTGGACCGCCGAGGAGAATCGCCACGGCATCGTCATGCGCGACTACCTCGTCGTCACCCGCGGCGTCGATCCCGTCGCCCTCGAAGAAGCCCGCATGATCCACATGACCAACGGGTTCGCTTCGCCGGCAGGGTCGCAGACGGGCCTGCTGCACTCGGTCGCGTACGTGACCTTCCAGGAGCTCGCCACCCGCGTCTCGCACCGCAACACCGGCAAGGTCTGCGACGATCCGATCGCCGACCGCATGCTCCAGCGCATCGCGGCCGACGAGAACCTGCACATGATCTTCTACCGCAACATCACCGGCGCGGCGATGGACATCTCGCCCGACCAGACTCTCGACGCGGTCTCCGACATCGTGACGAACTTCGTCATGCCCGGTGCCGGGATGCCGAACTTCCGCCGCAACGGTGTGCTGATGGCCAAGCACGGCATCTACGACCTGCGTCAGCACCTCGAGGACGTCGTCTGGCCGGTGCTGCGCAAGTGGAGCGTCTTCGAGCGCAACGACTTCACCGCACGCGGTGAGAACAAGCGCGAAGAACTCGCCGCGTTCCTCGAAGACCTCGAACGTCAGGCCACCAAGTTCGAGGAGATGCGCGATCGCTCCCTCGCCCGCGAACGCGCGAAGGCCGAAGCACGCCCGTCCTGA
- a CDS encoding YdeI/OmpD-associated family protein — MSERFRFDAVLEPLTWGKNTYTIIRVPTRLVEAAERWPTRRIDGSIDGLSLNLGLNKADSKVLPGSFVYIGAALQRRLGVRPGDLVSCEFEPADPDLVPVPQDVAEAMEAAHCTSAWERKRPSERRQLLMPIDNAAREQTRAVRVARLVGMLTEKPQPDS; from the coding sequence GTGAGTGAGCGCTTTCGATTCGACGCAGTGCTGGAACCGTTGACGTGGGGCAAGAACACGTACACGATCATCCGTGTTCCGACTCGATTGGTCGAGGCAGCGGAGCGGTGGCCGACTCGCCGGATCGACGGTTCGATCGACGGACTGAGTCTCAATCTCGGTCTCAACAAAGCAGATTCGAAGGTGCTGCCCGGGTCGTTCGTCTACATCGGTGCAGCTCTTCAGCGTCGGTTGGGCGTGCGCCCCGGCGACTTGGTGTCGTGCGAATTCGAACCGGCCGACCCCGATCTGGTGCCGGTGCCGCAGGACGTCGCGGAGGCGATGGAGGCGGCACATTGCACATCCGCGTGGGAGCGGAAGCGGCCGAGCGAGCGGCGTCAGTTGTTGATGCCGATCGACAACGCTGCGCGAGAGCAGACCCGAGCAGTCCGCGTAGCGCGACTGGTCGGGATGTTGACGGAGAAACCGCAGCCGGACAGTTGA
- the heR gene encoding heliorhodopsin HeR, which produces MARTPHPAIATEHTLSPNRLSRLRIWNLSLSVLHAVQAIAVLVIASDFAIDVTTAYPAGPPGTVVPQAQEAFAVPIGIAVAVFLALAAVDHFVTGAPLRTSYERNLSRGVNPFRWLEYSVSATIMVVLIALYAGITQISALIAIVGANVAMILFGWLQERFDRPGQRPDLTAFWFGCVAGAAPWVAITVNLVGASEVPGFVYGIFFSLFVFFMSFAANQWLQYRRIGPWKDYAYGEFVYLVLSLAAKSALAWQIVAGSLA; this is translated from the coding sequence ATGGCACGTACACCGCACCCGGCCATCGCCACCGAGCACACACTCTCGCCGAACAGGCTGAGCCGACTCCGCATCTGGAACCTCTCACTGTCCGTGCTGCATGCTGTTCAGGCCATCGCGGTGCTCGTCATCGCATCGGACTTCGCCATCGATGTGACCACCGCGTACCCGGCGGGACCACCGGGAACGGTGGTTCCGCAGGCGCAGGAAGCGTTCGCTGTTCCCATCGGCATCGCCGTCGCAGTCTTCCTCGCACTGGCGGCGGTGGATCACTTCGTCACCGGAGCACCGCTACGAACATCGTACGAACGCAACCTCTCTCGCGGTGTCAACCCATTCCGGTGGCTCGAGTACAGCGTCAGCGCCACGATAATGGTGGTCCTCATCGCCCTGTACGCCGGCATCACGCAGATCAGCGCGCTCATCGCGATCGTGGGTGCCAACGTCGCCATGATTCTGTTCGGTTGGCTGCAGGAGCGTTTCGACCGACCCGGACAGCGACCGGACCTCACCGCGTTCTGGTTCGGCTGTGTCGCCGGTGCCGCACCCTGGGTAGCGATCACTGTGAACCTCGTCGGTGCCTCGGAGGTTCCCGGGTTCGTCTACGGAATCTTCTTCTCCCTGTTCGTCTTCTTCATGAGCTTCGCGGCCAACCAATGGCTGCAGTACCGAAGGATCGGGCCCTGGAAGGACTACGCGTACGGCGAGTTCGTCTACCTCGTACTGAGCCTCGCCGCGAAATCCGCTCTGGCCTGGCAGATCGTGGCCGGGTCGCTCGCATGA
- a CDS encoding M50 family metallopeptidase, whose amino-acid sequence MNEFWDRISAVSPDPPVWIVQVAALAALVIVALPQTWRIARNVVTIAHEGAHLFVALITGRQLMGLRLHSDTSGVAISKGKPTGLGVIAMTFAGYVGPSLLGLGAAFVLGTQHAVAVLWIGVVSIALMLLMIRNIYGLLSLVVVGAALFVVSWWGTGEQQVAAAYFITFFLLIAGPRPVLELQKSRSAGRARDSDADQLARLTFLPGIVWVGLFLLVTVGSLALGAWRILVPVQ is encoded by the coding sequence GTGAACGAATTCTGGGACCGCATCTCCGCGGTGAGTCCTGATCCGCCGGTATGGATCGTCCAAGTCGCCGCCTTGGCGGCTCTCGTCATCGTGGCGCTTCCGCAGACCTGGCGGATCGCGCGCAACGTGGTCACCATTGCGCACGAGGGCGCGCATCTGTTCGTCGCACTGATCACCGGTCGTCAGCTGATGGGCCTGCGGTTGCATTCGGACACCTCGGGCGTCGCGATCTCCAAGGGCAAGCCCACCGGCCTCGGCGTCATCGCGATGACCTTCGCCGGCTACGTGGGGCCGTCGCTGCTCGGTCTCGGTGCCGCGTTCGTGCTCGGAACCCAACATGCAGTCGCGGTGCTGTGGATCGGCGTCGTGTCGATTGCGTTGATGCTGTTGATGATTCGCAACATCTACGGGCTGCTCTCACTTGTCGTCGTCGGCGCCGCCCTGTTCGTCGTGTCCTGGTGGGGCACCGGAGAGCAACAGGTCGCTGCGGCGTACTTCATCACGTTCTTCCTGCTGATCGCCGGTCCGCGTCCCGTTCTCGAACTGCAGAAATCACGCAGCGCAGGACGGGCTCGGGACTCCGACGCCGATCAGCTGGCCCGGTTGACCTTCCTCCCCGGCATCGTCTGGGTCGGCCTGTTCCTGCTCGTCACCGTCGGCTCACTGGCGTTGGGGGCGTGGCGAATTCTCGTTCCGGTGCAGTGA